TCAGGTGGCTGGGGTTGTTTAGGCGGCTTCATGCACAAGTTGTAAACTAGTATGGAACGGCAGTCATTTGGACTCAGAACTCAGCACTAATAATCAATCATGACACAATCTAGCCAGCTACCTAAAACCAGCCAACTGAATGAATTTAGCACCTTGGAACTAGCCCAAGCCCTGATGCAAAGGCTCAGTATTTCTCCTGATGATTGGCATCGTCTCAAGTCTAACCGCAATTCCCGCGCTAGTGAACAAGCAGCAGCCGCTCTTGTGTTTTTGCTGAAAGATCAGCCGCAAGAAGCTCTGGCTCGATTAGAACAGGCCAGTGGTTGGTTAGATCGCTCGATCTCTGCACCTAGCTGTCCCAGTCACGGTGATAAAGGACTGAGACATGTATCGGATGTGTGAAATGTAGCAGATATATGTTATGTATGAGATGTAGCAGATATATGTATGAGATGTAGCAGATATGTGCTATGTGTGAGATGTAGGAGATGTGTGT
The Gloeotrichia echinulata CP02 DNA segment above includes these coding regions:
- a CDS encoding DUF6439 family protein — its product is MTQSSQLPKTSQLNEFSTLELAQALMQRLSISPDDWHRLKSNRNSRASEQAAAALVFLLKDQPQEALARLEQASGWLDRSISAPSCPSHGDKGLRHVSDV